A window of Conger conger chromosome 13, fConCon1.1, whole genome shotgun sequence contains these coding sequences:
- the nrip1a gene encoding nuclear receptor-interacting protein 1, giving the protein MTHGEEPGSETHQDSAVLTYLEGLLMHQVAGGPGATGARRTEVIGREVQEPRALPLRSDSHGSAHQEQDQQDPRAGGASQHLRKARLLRSEAWAGKLEVEGLREAEPTLNGRSGEQHHHGGALEGSPKCKGAESTLLASLLQSFSSRLQTVALSQQIVQNLKPPEPAALDQGSNGDTAERRPCLGAASSRLKGFLKKSKMQNHSSSVPYRRRNVPERTAESPQLLTAGGKGTTVATATSASDSLSCAARLKAVASLVNTRSSPAPSPSPRPSVACSQLALLLSSEAHLQQYSREQALKAQLSGRSASERLAAMATHQSQHDLGKPPQPAPSVLGSFSPRNGTLSPPGRGAGGGTTSPRRTPQPLKERRGFDRSSARPSQNCSSLLLHLLNNHNAQKRANGHVGPGEAHRPCPSRGSPLLSDSEFSNPETSLPRDSSDTDSSCSSSSPIDLSIRSRVARALPASSSSSAPSSSSSSSSLDKLTESLINRWRPENPAPVAEEQEGEMGSLVRPHHKVTLLQLLLDHRNGEGKRARTSPDNPDLRQGLAPPLGRVAARPGPTVGAPAGRLTSVSRGEDNTTRSPHGGPVSRGFQAPPSFPQQQDSNSTMSQYSQCPPTPAQSIPLNLCKSEAPSNPDTDSQDPAFTASKLLQNLAQCGLQSSAPSSAALNTPLPPAQLRADAPVTLLERLNTPILRNGTPVSDMPLSLIMSNGSPASDTPRASLTSPPSEIESLLERRTVLQLLLGAAGSKEKPSAGSGRRKRPVCGGGPSEQRPNELSRCSNSPDFKIKVEPSEDGLAGPDSEDVKPTPASPGARDGLLSQLLKQQCRNLPVNTPTAGLMSTPPAGLMSITASVKEEPNELQAPPINPRTPLSEPRTPPSEPQAPPIPKKRRVCIEDFSQERPVSTAGAKSGSDARPFVSRSPERLATQNGGSPAEVNSPSSGCMGNYPRAEARGSFNVLKQLLLSDNCLKDLSQLQPGGPPSPLHPSEGRLNGTPPSGRLIPSHRDHPHSASPPWGARDSPKVNLVPVKRKPEAEGPLRWVVGVEESPDQHPDSPRLTKANPILYYMLQKGNSYLGREGRALRGGLCRGGAQALPRVKEEPTAHAEDDDFKLNTKHYLDQPEGAPEGPADRLNGSLKKC; this is encoded by the coding sequence ATGACTCATGGGGAGGAGCCTGGCTCTGAGACTCACCAGGATTCCGCCGTGCTAACTTATCTGGAAGGCTTACTCATGCATCAGGTGGCGGGAGGGCCGGGTGCTACGGGTGCCAGGAGGACGGAGGTCATCGGGCGCGAGGTCCAGGAGCCGAGGGCTCTCCCGCTGCGGTCCGACAGCCACGGCTCGGCCCACCAGGAGCAGGACCAGCAGGACCCGAGGGCGGGCGGCGCCTCCCAGCACCTCCGAAAGGCCCGCCTGCTCCGCTCGGAGGCCTGGGCGGGAAAGCTGGAGGTGGAGGGTCTGAGGGAGGCCGAGCCCACCCTGAACGGGCGGAGTGGGGAGCAGCACCACCACGGGGGGGCGCTGGAAGGCTCCCCGAAATGCAAGGGGGCGGAGAGCACCCTGCTGGCCTCCCTGCTGCAGTCCTTTAGCTCTCGGCTGCAGACGGTGGCCCTGTCCCAGCAGATCGTGCAGAACCTCAAACCGCCAGAGCCCGCCGCCCTGGACCAGGGCTCCAACGGGGACACCGCCGAGCGCCGCCCCTGCTTGGGGGCCGCCTCGAGTCGCCTGAAGGGCTTCCTGAAGAAGAGCAAGATGCAGAACCACAGCAGCAGTGTGCCTTACCGCCGGCGGAACGTCCCGGAGAGAACCGCCGAGTCCCCGCAGCTGCTGACGGCTGGCGGGAAAGGGACCACCGTCGCCACGGCGACGTCCGCCTCGGACTCGCTGTCCTGCGCGGCGCGGCTCAAGGCGGTGGCCAGCCTGGTGAACACGCGGTCGAGCCCGGCCCCCTCGCCCTCCCCGCGGCCCAGCGTGGCCTGCAGCCAGCTGGCCCTGTTGCTCAGCAGCGAGGCCCACCTGCAGCAGTACTCCCGCGAGCAGGCCCTGAAGGCCCAGCTGTCCGGCCGCTCCGCCAGCGAGAGGCTGGCTGCCATGGCGACGCACCAGTCGCAGCACGACCTCGGCAAGCCGCCCCAGCCGGCCCCCAGCGTCCTGGGCTCCTTCAGCCCCAGGAACGGGACGCTGTCGCCCCCGGGGCGGGGCGCAGGGGGCGGGACCACCTCGCCCCGGAGAACTCCGCAGCCGCTGAAGGAGAGGCGGGGTTTTGATAGGAGCTCAGCCAGGCCGTCCCAGAACTGCAGCAGCCTGCTCCTGCACCTTCTGAACAACCACAACGCGCAGAAACGCGCCAACGGTCACGTGGGACCGGGGGAGGCCCACAGACCTTGCCCCAGCCGAGGCTCACCCCTGCTGTCGGACAGCGAGTTCTCCAACCCGGAAACCAGCCTCCCGCGTGACAGCAGCGACACAGACAGCTCCTGCTCCAGCAGCTCCCCCATTGACCTCTCCATCCGGAGCAGGGTCGCCAGGGCCCTGCCagcctcttcttcctcctccgccccatcctcctcctcctcctcctcctctctggacAAGCTGACGGAGTCCCTGATAAACCGCTGGAGGCCGGAGAACCCCGCGCCCGTTGCTGAGGAACAGGAAGGGGAGATGGGCTCACTCGTCAGGCCGCACCACAAGGTCacgctcctccagctgctgctggaCCACCGCAACGGCGAGGGGAAGAGAGCCAGAACAAGCCCCGACAATCCTGACTTGCGGCAGGGCCTGGCCCCCCCGCTCGGCCGCGTGGCCGCCCGTCCGGGTCCCACCGTGGGGGCGCCGGCTGGTCGACTCACCTCAGTCTCCAGGGGCGAGGACAACACCACACGGAGCCCCCACGGTGGCCCAGTCAGTAGGGGGTTCCAGGCACCCCCCTCATTCCCCCAGCAGCAGGACTCAAACAGCACCATGTCCCAGTACAGCCAGTGCCCCCCGACTCCTGCGCAGTCCATCCCCCTGAACCTGTGCAAGTCCGAGGCCCCGTCAAACCCAGACACTGACTCGCAGGACCCTGCCTTCACCGCCAGCAAGCTGCTTCAGAACCTGGCCCAGTGTGGGTTACAAAGCTCTGCCCCCTCCTCTGCAGCCCTGAACACCCCGCTCCCTCCTGCCCAGCTGAGAGCGGACGCCCCCGTCACCCTCCTGGAGAGGCTAAACACCCCCATCCTGAGGAACGGTACCCCTGTTTCGGACATGCCCCTTTCCCTGATTATGAGCAATGGATCCCCCGCTTCAGACACGCCCAGGGCCAGTCTCACCAGCCCTCCCTCAGAGATCGAGAGCCTCCTGGAGAGACGCacagtcctccagctcctcttAGGCGCCGCGGGCAGCAAGGAGAAGCCGTCGGCAGGCAGCGGGCGGAGAAAGAGGCCGGTGTGCGGGGGCGGGCCCTCAGAGCAGCGGCCCAACGAGCTGAGCCGCTGCAGCAACTCGCCAGACTTCAAGATCAAGGTTGAGCCCAGCGAGGACGGCCTGGCGGGGCCTGACAGCGAGGACGTGAAGCCCACGCCGGCCTCTCCGGGGGCCAGGGACGGCCTCCTCAGCCAGCTTCTGAAGCAGCAGTGCCGGAACCTTCCGGTGAACACCCCGACGGCAGGTTTGATGTCCACCCCGCCGGCAGGTTTGATGTCCATCACTGCATCTGTGAAAGAGGAGCCCAACGAGCTGCAGGCTCCGCCCATCAACCCCCGAACCCCACTCAGTGAGCCCCGAACCCCGCCCAGTGAGCCCCAGGCTCCTCCCATCCCAAAAAAGCGCAGAGTCTGCATTGAGGATTTCTCTCAAGAGCGGCCAGTTAGCACAGCTGGTGCTAAGAGTGGCAGTGATGCCCGTCCCTTTGTCTCGAGGTCCCCCGAAAGACTGGCCACCCAAAATGGAGGCAGCCCAGCAGAGGTCAACTCCCCCAGCAGCGGTTGCATGGGGAATTACCCCCGTGCCGAGGCCCGGGGCAGCTTCAACGTCCTCAAGCAGCTCCTGCTGTCCGACAACTGCCTGAAGGACCTCTCTCAGCTGCAGCCCGggggccccccctcccccctccacccctctgagGGAAGGCTGAACGGCACTCCCCCCTCAGGACGGCTCATCCCCTCTCACAGGGATCACCCTCACTCTGCCTCTCCGCCCTGGGGGGCGCGGGACTCCCCCAAAGTGAACCTGGTCCCTGTAAAGAGGAAGCCGGAGGCTGAGGGGCCGCTCCGATGGGTGGTGGGTGTGGAGGAGAGCCCCGATCAGCACCCCGACTCCCCACGCCTGACCAAGGCCAACCCCATCCTGTACTACATGCTGCAGAAGGGGAACAGTTACCTGGGGCGGGAGGGGAGGGCTCTGAGGGGGGGGCTCTGCCGGGGGGGGGCGCAGGCACTGCCCAGGGTAAAGGAGGAGCCCACTGCCCATGCAGAGGATGACGACTTCAAACTCAACACCAAACATTACCTGGACCAGCCAGAGGGGGCGCCAGAGGGCCCCGCCGACAGGCTCAACGGCTCCCTGAAGAAATGCTAA